Genomic window (Gelria sp. Kuro-4):
CTTTCCCGTGGTGAACGCCTCCCTCACGGAAACCGAGGTCATCTACCACAGCGCCGTTCACGTGGGTGTCGCCGTAGCGCTCGACAACGGGCTCATCGTGCCGGTGGTGAAAAATGCCGACCAGAAAAGCCTGCTTGCCCTGTCCGAAGAGATAAAGGACCTGGCCGCCCGGGCGCGCGCCGGGAGACTCTCGCCCGATGAAGCGGGCGGCAGCACCTTCACCGTGACCAACCTGGGGATGTACGGCGTCGACACCTTCACCCCCGTCATCAACCAGCCGGAGAGCGCCATCCTGGGCGTGAACCGCATTGCCGAGAAGCCTGTGGTGGCGGACGGCGGCATCGTCATCCGGCCGCTCATGAACCTGAGTCTCTCCTTTGACCACCGGCTCATCGACGGGGCGCTGGCGGCGGAGTTTCTGGCGCACGTGAAGACCTACCTGGAAGAGCCCGCGCTGATGCTATAAAGGTTTAGGAGGCAGAACTCATGGCGACGAAGGTTGTTGTTATCGGCGGCGGGCCGGGGGGCTATGTCGCCGCCCTGCGCGCTTCCCAGCTGGGAGCGCAGGTGACGCTGGTGGAAAAGCAAGCCCTGGGCGGCACCTGCCTCAACGTCGGCTGCATCCCCACCAAGGCCCTGCTGCACACCACCGAACTCTACCGGGCCGTCCAAGGCGGTGCAGAGATCGGTCTTAAGGCCGAAGGACTTGCCGTAGATTGGCCGGCCCTGCAGGCGCGGCGCGCGGCGGTGGTGAAGCGCCTGGTGACAGGTGTAGGCCTCCTGCTGAAACAGGCCGGCTGCAGGGTGATCGCCGGTACGGCGCGCCTGGCGGACAGCCGCACCGTGGCCGTAGCGCTGCCGGACGGCGGCGAGGCGCGGATCACCGCCGACAGAATCATCCTAGCGGCGGGCTCCGAGCCGGTGCGCCTGCCGCTACCGGGCTTCGACCTCCCCGACGTGATCTTGAGCGATGACGCCCTCGCCCTGCCGGAGGTACCGGAGAGCCTCCTCATTATGGGCGGTGGGGTCATCGGCGTGGAGCTGGCCTCGGTTTACCAGGCCCTCGGCACCAAGTGCATCATCATCGAGATGCTGCCTCAGATTCTGCCCACCCTGGATGCAGAGCTTGTGAACGGCGTCCGCGCCCACCTCACCCGCCTGGGCGTGGAGATCCACACCGGCGCCAAGGTGGAAAGCTGCGCTCCGGCCCCGGAGGGAGTCACGGTGCAGGTGGCAGCTCCCGCAGGCCCGCTGAGCTTCAGCGTAAAGAAGGTGCTGGCGGCCGTGGGCCGCCGCCCCGCCACGCGCGACCTGGGCCTCGAGGCGGCCGGCGTAGCGGCGGAACGCGGCCGCAT
Coding sequences:
- the lpdA gene encoding dihydrolipoyl dehydrogenase encodes the protein MATKVVVIGGGPGGYVAALRASQLGAQVTLVEKQALGGTCLNVGCIPTKALLHTTELYRAVQGGAEIGLKAEGLAVDWPALQARRAAVVKRLVTGVGLLLKQAGCRVIAGTARLADSRTVAVALPDGGEARITADRIILAAGSEPVRLPLPGFDLPDVILSDDALALPEVPESLLIMGGGVIGVELASVYQALGTKCIIIEMLPQILPTLDAELVNGVRAHLTRLGVEIHTGAKVESCAPAPEGVTVQVAAPAGPLSFSVKKVLAAVGRRPATRDLGLEAAGVAAERGRITVNEYLETSVPGIYAAGDAIGGTMLAHVAFAEGTVAAENALGAARKIDYKTVPSCIYTQPEAASVGLTEEQAKEAGYKVKVGRFPLAANGKALIESDEGGFLKIVANERYGEVLGVQILGPRATDLIGEAALALRLEATLGELASTIHPHPTVSEAYAEAALAADNLALHIPRRR